The following coding sequences are from one Achromobacter sp. B7 window:
- a CDS encoding MFS transporter, with translation MTTATHILPSEADVRRRDWKTMLLIGVAHAASHFFQLVLPLLNVSLATAFGLDFARVGALVATFYVVSGVGQASSGFVVDRIGARPVLWFGLACFVLSGVLIGSANGYPMLMAAAIVGGIGNSVFHPADYSIINHRITASRLGHAFSAHGLTGNLGWALTPVFMTTIILLADWRVAAYSAAGLVAVVLLLTVLGGHLLGGPLPLSADVMGDDTGNTNTAASPAKAAAAQAPKPQEGVLATLATLLSKPALWGAFLFFACTSIALSSVQNYTIPLLDQLYGLSNVVASSALSGYMVASAVGMAAGGFLVSANPRTERTVMVALLLAGLTLVVLALGWVPAALAAPVVGLAGFCSGVAAPSRDMLIRRVTPKGSTGSVYGLVYSGMDVGSALGPLAFGILLDAGFRQGPWVGAGVAFTAAALLAQWIAVQARRADPVMAGAAVARP, from the coding sequence ATGACCACCGCCACCCATATCCTTCCATCAGAAGCCGACGTTCGCCGGCGCGACTGGAAAACCATGTTGCTGATCGGCGTTGCGCACGCCGCCTCGCACTTCTTCCAACTGGTGTTGCCGCTGCTGAACGTGTCGCTGGCCACGGCCTTCGGCCTGGACTTCGCGCGCGTCGGCGCGCTGGTGGCCACGTTCTACGTCGTGTCGGGCGTGGGGCAGGCGTCGTCCGGCTTTGTCGTGGACCGCATCGGCGCACGGCCCGTGCTGTGGTTCGGCCTGGCGTGCTTTGTGCTGTCGGGCGTGTTGATCGGGTCGGCCAACGGCTACCCGATGTTGATGGCGGCGGCTATCGTCGGCGGTATCGGTAATTCCGTTTTCCACCCGGCCGATTACTCCATCATCAACCACCGCATCACGGCGTCGCGGCTGGGCCACGCGTTTTCGGCGCATGGGCTGACCGGCAACCTGGGCTGGGCCCTGACCCCGGTTTTCATGACCACGATCATCCTGCTGGCCGACTGGCGCGTGGCGGCCTACAGCGCCGCCGGGTTGGTGGCGGTGGTGCTGCTGTTGACCGTGCTGGGCGGCCACTTGCTGGGCGGCCCGTTGCCGCTAAGCGCCGACGTCATGGGCGACGACACCGGCAATACCAACACGGCGGCCTCCCCGGCCAAGGCCGCGGCCGCGCAGGCGCCCAAACCGCAAGAAGGCGTGCTGGCCACCTTGGCCACGTTGCTGTCCAAGCCGGCGCTGTGGGGCGCGTTCCTGTTCTTCGCCTGCACGTCGATTGCCTTGTCATCGGTGCAGAACTACACGATTCCGTTGCTGGATCAGCTGTATGGCTTGTCCAACGTGGTGGCCAGCTCGGCTCTGTCCGGCTACATGGTGGCCTCGGCCGTGGGCATGGCGGCGGGCGGCTTCCTGGTATCGGCCAACCCGCGCACCGAGCGCACCGTGATGGTTGCGCTGCTCTTGGCGGGCTTGACGCTGGTGGTGCTGGCGCTGGGCTGGGTGCCCGCCGCCCTGGCCGCGCCGGTGGTGGGCCTGGCCGGCTTCTGCTCGGGCGTGGCCGCGCCGTCCCGCGACATGTTGATCCGCCGTGTAACGCCCAAGGGCTCGACCGGTTCGGTCTATGGGCTGGTGTATTCGGGCATGGACGTCGGGTCGGCGCTGGGGCCGCTGGCCTTCGGCATTTTGCTGGATGCCGGTTTCCGCCAGGGCCCGTGGGTGGGCGCGGGCGTGGCGTTCACGGCGGCGGCGCTGCTGGCGCAATGGATCGCGGTGCAGGCGCGCCGCGCCGATCCCGTCATGGCGGGGGCGGCGGTCGCCCGGCCCTGA
- the pgsA gene encoding CDP-diacylglycerol--glycerol-3-phosphate 3-phosphatidyltransferase, with protein sequence MPINVPIILTWLRIAMIPLVVGLFYLPESWMSVPTRDSFAAWAFIIAALTDWFDGWLARRWNQTSAFGAFLDPVADKLMVCAALIVLLDLSRVDAFISLIIIGREITISALREWMAKIGASASVAVHRLGKFKTAAQMVAIPCLLYNQPIYGMNTKLLGDVLIIVAAVLTVWSMLYYLQRAWPAIREKAL encoded by the coding sequence ATGCCAATTAACGTACCCATTATCCTGACATGGCTGCGCATCGCCATGATTCCGCTGGTGGTCGGGCTGTTCTACCTGCCCGAGAGCTGGATGTCGGTTCCCACCCGCGACTCTTTTGCGGCGTGGGCGTTCATCATCGCGGCACTGACCGATTGGTTTGACGGCTGGCTGGCCCGGCGCTGGAACCAGACCTCGGCGTTCGGCGCCTTCCTGGACCCCGTCGCGGACAAGCTGATGGTGTGCGCCGCGCTGATCGTGCTGCTGGACCTGAGCCGTGTCGACGCGTTTATCTCGCTGATCATCATCGGCCGCGAAATCACCATTTCGGCCCTGCGTGAATGGATGGCGAAAATTGGCGCCAGCGCCAGCGTTGCGGTGCACCGGCTGGGCAAATTCAAGACGGCTGCGCAGATGGTGGCAATTCCGTGCCTGCTGTACAACCAGCCGATCTACGGCATGAATACCAAGCTGCTGGGCGATGTACTGATCATCGTTGCGGCGGTGCTGACCGTCTGGTCGATGCTGTACTACCTGCAACGCGCCTGGCCCGCCATCCGCGAAAAGGCGCTGTAG
- the uvrC gene encoding excinuclease ABC subunit UvrC, producing MPDDFNLKSFLADLPHLPGVYRHLDAAGEVMYVGKARDLKKRVSSYFQKNLASPRIAQMVAKVARLEVTVTRSEAEALILENNLIKSLKPRYNILFRDDKSYPYLLITGHEWPRIAYYRGATNKRGQYFGPFPNAWAVRETIQILQKVFRLRTCEDTVFANRSRPCLLHQIGRCSAPCVGAIDAEEYQRDVQRAVRFLNGEAKDVMGEIETRMQQAAGELRFEEAAALRDQMGSLARVLHQQTMENTSGEDTDIIAVAVAGGKVCVNLAMVRGGRHLGDKPFFPTHAEGEAAPQVLEAFIAQHYTDNAMPPVLVCSHALPDPELINLLIEQAGGRPSRMLTRPQGARRSWLEQAGKNAEMALARALTESGARAGRTLALAEALDLDTDEAALDALRIECFDISHTAGEATQASCVVFEHHDMQPSLYRRYNIAGITPGDDYAAMRQVLTRRFAKVADGEAPMPGLVLIDGGKGQVEVARKVFAELGLDIQTLVGVAKGEGRKVGLETLVFADERPPVALGGESAALMLIAQVRDEAHRFAITGMRARRAKTRNVSRLEEIEGVGARRRQRLLARFGGFSGVASASIEDLASVDGISQDLAERIYEALRG from the coding sequence ATGCCCGACGACTTCAATCTCAAATCGTTCCTGGCTGACCTGCCGCATCTGCCGGGTGTCTACCGACACCTGGATGCGGCCGGTGAAGTCATGTATGTCGGCAAGGCGCGCGACCTGAAAAAGCGCGTCTCGTCGTATTTCCAGAAGAACCTGGCCAGCCCGCGCATCGCCCAGATGGTGGCGAAGGTGGCGCGGCTGGAGGTCACGGTGACGCGCTCGGAAGCCGAAGCGCTGATCCTGGAAAACAACCTCATCAAGAGCCTGAAGCCGCGTTACAACATCCTGTTTCGCGACGACAAGTCCTACCCGTACCTGCTGATCACCGGCCACGAATGGCCGCGCATTGCCTACTACCGGGGCGCGACGAACAAGCGCGGCCAGTACTTCGGGCCGTTCCCCAACGCCTGGGCCGTGCGCGAAACCATCCAGATCCTGCAAAAGGTGTTCCGCCTGCGCACCTGTGAAGACACCGTCTTCGCCAACCGCTCGCGGCCCTGTCTGCTGCATCAGATCGGGCGCTGTTCGGCGCCTTGCGTAGGCGCGATCGACGCCGAGGAATACCAGCGCGACGTGCAGCGCGCCGTGCGCTTTCTGAACGGCGAGGCCAAAGACGTCATGGGCGAAATCGAAACGCGCATGCAGCAGGCAGCGGGCGAGCTGCGCTTTGAAGAAGCCGCCGCCTTGCGCGACCAGATGGGATCGCTGGCGCGCGTGCTGCATCAGCAGACCATGGAAAACACCAGCGGCGAAGACACCGACATCATTGCGGTGGCCGTGGCGGGCGGCAAGGTCTGCGTGAACCTGGCGATGGTGCGCGGCGGCCGCCACCTGGGCGACAAGCCGTTCTTTCCGACGCACGCCGAAGGCGAGGCCGCGCCGCAGGTGCTGGAGGCCTTCATCGCCCAGCACTACACCGACAACGCCATGCCGCCCGTGCTGGTCTGTTCGCACGCCTTGCCCGACCCGGAACTGATCAACCTGCTGATCGAGCAGGCCGGTGGGCGCCCGTCGCGCATGCTGACGCGGCCCCAGGGCGCGCGGCGATCCTGGCTGGAACAGGCGGGCAAGAATGCCGAGATGGCCCTGGCGCGCGCACTGACCGAATCTGGCGCTCGCGCCGGTCGCACACTGGCGCTGGCCGAGGCGCTGGACCTGGACACCGACGAGGCCGCGCTGGATGCGCTGCGCATTGAATGTTTCGACATCAGCCATACGGCGGGCGAGGCCACCCAGGCGTCCTGCGTGGTGTTCGAACACCACGACATGCAGCCGTCGCTATACCGCCGTTACAACATTGCGGGCATCACCCCGGGTGACGATTACGCGGCGATGCGCCAGGTGCTGACGCGCCGGTTCGCCAAGGTGGCCGACGGCGAAGCCCCGATGCCCGGGCTGGTGCTGATCGACGGCGGCAAGGGCCAGGTCGAAGTGGCGCGCAAGGTGTTCGCGGAATTGGGGCTGGATATCCAGACGCTGGTAGGCGTGGCCAAGGGGGAAGGGCGCAAGGTCGGCCTGGAAACCCTGGTGTTTGCCGACGAGCGCCCGCCCGTGGCGCTGGGCGGTGAGTCCGCCGCGCTGATGCTGATCGCCCAGGTGCGCGACGAGGCGCACCGCTTTGCCATTACCGGCATGCGCGCGCGCCGCGCCAAGACGCGCAACGTGTCGCGGCTGGAAGAGATCGAGGGCGTGGGCGCCCGGCGGCGGCAGCGACTGCTGGCCCGGTTTGGCGGGTTTTCGGGGGTGGCGTCCGCCAGCATCGAGGACCTGGCGTCGGTGGACGGGATTTCGCAGGACCTGGCGGAACGCATCTACGAGGCGCTGCGTGGGTAG
- the nagZ gene encoding beta-N-acetylhexosaminidase has protein sequence MAKKKSKVVLPPGPVMVDVAGTSLTKEEKTRLRHPLVGGVILFARNFESRKQLTRLTRQIHKARKEPLLILVDHEGGRVQRFREDGFTVLPAMRDLGTLWDRDPLQAMRLATEAGYVLAAELRACGVDMSFTPVLDLDYGVSKVIGNRAFHSDPRVVTMLSRALIQGLSLAGMSACGKHFPGHGYVQADSHHEIPVDPRKLDDILNDDAAPYAWLGDAVLPSVMPAHVIYPKVDKHPAGFSKKWVQDILRKRLGYDGVVFSDDLTMEGASVAGDILARANAALNAGCDMVLVCNRPDLADDLLSRLTFEHAPESVERIRRLMPRFDAPDWDTLQAESRYQNARRLQSQIVPG, from the coding sequence ATGGCCAAGAAAAAATCCAAGGTGGTCCTGCCTCCCGGCCCCGTGATGGTCGACGTGGCGGGCACCTCGCTTACCAAAGAAGAAAAGACGCGTCTGCGCCATCCGCTGGTGGGCGGCGTGATTCTGTTCGCCCGCAACTTCGAAAGCCGCAAGCAGCTGACCCGCCTGACGCGCCAGATCCACAAGGCCCGCAAGGAACCGCTGCTGATCCTGGTTGACCACGAGGGGGGCCGCGTGCAGCGCTTCCGCGAAGACGGCTTCACCGTCTTGCCCGCCATGCGCGACCTGGGCACGCTATGGGACCGCGACCCCTTGCAGGCCATGCGCCTGGCCACGGAAGCCGGCTATGTGCTGGCCGCCGAGCTGCGCGCCTGCGGCGTGGACATGAGCTTCACCCCCGTGCTGGACCTGGACTACGGCGTCAGCAAGGTGATCGGCAACCGCGCCTTCCATTCGGACCCGCGCGTGGTCACGATGCTGTCGCGCGCCCTGATCCAGGGCCTGTCGCTGGCCGGCATGTCCGCCTGCGGCAAGCATTTCCCAGGGCATGGTTATGTGCAAGCCGATTCGCACCACGAGATCCCCGTGGACCCGCGCAAGCTGGACGACATCCTCAATGACGACGCCGCCCCGTACGCGTGGCTGGGCGACGCCGTGCTGCCGTCCGTGATGCCCGCGCACGTGATCTACCCCAAGGTCGACAAGCACCCGGCCGGCTTTTCCAAAAAGTGGGTGCAGGACATCCTGCGCAAGCGCCTGGGCTATGACGGCGTGGTCTTCTCGGACGACCTGACGATGGAAGGCGCCTCGGTCGCAGGTGATATCCTGGCCCGTGCCAACGCCGCGCTCAACGCTGGTTGCGACATGGTGTTGGTGTGCAACCGCCCGGACCTGGCCGACGACCTGCTGTCGCGACTGACGTTCGAGCATGCGCCCGAATCGGTCGAACGCATCCGCCGCCTGATGCCGCGTTTTGATGCGCCCGACTGGGATACCTTGCAGGCCGAAAGCCGTTATCAGAATGCCCGACGACTTCAATCTCAAATCGTTCCTGGCTGA
- the acpS gene encoding holo-ACP synthase, translated as MSESPKAPLPAGAIAGIGMDLLRIDRIERALERHGDRFAEKILGAEELLKFHARRARDPVRGIRFLATRFAAKEAFSKAIGLGMRMPMTWRRVQTLNAPGGRPVLVIAPELLDWYGQRFGAAHVSITDESDMAAAYVVVERKP; from the coding sequence ATGTCTGAATCCCCCAAAGCCCCGTTGCCCGCAGGCGCCATTGCCGGCATCGGCATGGACTTGTTGCGCATCGACCGCATCGAACGCGCGCTGGAACGGCACGGCGACCGCTTTGCCGAAAAAATCCTGGGCGCCGAGGAATTGCTGAAATTCCACGCGCGCCGCGCCCGCGACCCGGTGCGCGGCATCCGCTTTCTGGCCACCCGCTTTGCCGCCAAGGAAGCGTTTTCCAAGGCGATCGGGCTGGGCATGCGCATGCCCATGACCTGGCGACGCGTGCAGACCTTGAACGCGCCGGGCGGGCGCCCGGTGCTGGTCATCGCCCCTGAATTGCTGGACTGGTATGGCCAGCGCTTCGGCGCCGCGCACGTATCCATTACCGACGAATCCGACATGGCCGCCGCCTACGTGGTGGTCGAACGCAAGCCGTAG
- a CDS encoding pyridoxine 5'-phosphate synthase, translating to MIELGVNIDHVATLRQQRHTVYPDPVAAALRAEDAGADLITLHLREDRRHIQDADVYAIRPQLRTRMNLECAITAEMLEIACAVKPNDVCLVPEKRTELTTEGGLEVAGAMGAVTDAVGLLTQAGIRVSLFIDADPVQIAAAAKAGATVIELHTGAYAEAEGEARAAELQRIRVAVTEGLRHGLRVNAGHGLHLGNVAPVAAIDGISELNIGHAIVAQAVFDGWEKAVRDMKAVMVQARLKALRGL from the coding sequence ATGATAGAACTTGGTGTAAATATCGATCACGTTGCCACGTTGCGGCAACAACGCCATACGGTATACCCGGACCCGGTGGCCGCCGCGCTGCGCGCCGAAGACGCCGGCGCCGACCTCATCACGCTGCATCTGCGTGAAGACCGGCGCCATATCCAGGATGCGGACGTCTACGCCATCCGTCCGCAGCTGCGCACGCGCATGAACCTGGAATGCGCAATTACCGCCGAAATGCTGGAGATTGCCTGCGCCGTCAAACCCAACGACGTCTGCCTGGTGCCTGAAAAGCGCACCGAACTGACCACCGAAGGTGGTCTGGAAGTGGCCGGCGCCATGGGCGCGGTGACGGATGCGGTGGGCTTGCTGACCCAGGCCGGCATCCGGGTGTCGTTGTTCATCGACGCAGACCCGGTGCAGATCGCGGCGGCGGCCAAGGCCGGCGCCACGGTGATCGAACTGCACACGGGCGCCTACGCCGAAGCCGAAGGGGAAGCCCGCGCGGCAGAATTGCAACGCATCCGCGTGGCGGTCACCGAAGGCTTGCGCCATGGCCTGCGCGTGAACGCCGGCCACGGCCTGCACCTGGGCAACGTCGCCCCGGTGGCGGCCATCGACGGTATTTCCGAACTGAACATTGGCCACGCCATCGTGGCGCAGGCGGTGTTCGATGGCTGGGAAAAGGCCGTGCGCGATATGAAGGCGGTGATGGTGCAAGCCCGGCTCAAGGCCCTGCGCGGCCTGTGA
- a CDS encoding efflux transporter outer membrane subunit encodes MKALMIKQSALSAFVAVALAGCSLAPDYQRPDAPVTGAWPDQPKVQYGGYNNPTSLGTQPASAVVPEAGTPAADLGWREFFRDPRLQSLISLALVNNRDLRVAVQRVEEARAQYGVQRGAQWPSIGAGIQGQRQHLPANMRAGGPDSSSISSSYQAGIGLTTFEIDLFGRLRNLSEAAYQQYLSTEQAQKTVQITLVGSVAQSYFNYRAAEVQLDLTQRTLASRQESYDLVKRRFDGGVASELDLNQSKSLLDTASSDLAQLARARAQALNALVLLVGAPLPADLPPAAPFGRDQLLATVPSGLPSDLLERRPDILAAENQLLSANANIGAARAAFFPTISLTGLLGVASPSLGDLFKGGQGYWSFSPSITTPLFAGGSIREGLNLAKARDNIAVAQYEQTIQQAFREVSDALAGEATYGAQLDAQRALQESSSRTLELSNLRYTNGIDSYLQVQTAQVDFFNAQLSLVQTGLAALINRVELYKALGGGWEETTKEPTKVTTTAQ; translated from the coding sequence ATGAAAGCCCTGATGATCAAGCAATCCGCCTTGTCCGCCTTCGTGGCGGTGGCGTTGGCCGGCTGCTCGCTGGCGCCCGACTACCAGCGTCCCGACGCCCCGGTCACGGGCGCCTGGCCCGATCAGCCCAAGGTGCAATACGGCGGCTACAACAATCCCACGTCGTTGGGCACGCAGCCGGCCTCGGCCGTTGTGCCCGAGGCCGGCACGCCGGCCGCCGACCTGGGCTGGCGCGAATTCTTCCGCGATCCTCGCCTGCAAAGCCTGATTTCGCTAGCGCTGGTCAATAACCGCGACCTGCGCGTGGCCGTACAGCGCGTGGAAGAAGCGCGCGCCCAATACGGCGTTCAACGCGGGGCGCAATGGCCCAGCATCGGCGCCGGCATCCAGGGCCAGCGCCAGCATCTGCCGGCCAACATGCGTGCGGGCGGGCCGGATTCCAGTTCGATTTCCAGCTCGTACCAGGCCGGTATCGGGCTGACCACCTTCGAAATCGATCTGTTCGGCCGTTTGCGCAATCTGTCCGAAGCGGCGTATCAGCAGTACCTGTCGACCGAGCAGGCGCAGAAAACCGTACAGATCACGCTGGTCGGCTCCGTCGCGCAGTCGTATTTCAACTATCGCGCGGCCGAAGTCCAGCTGGATTTGACGCAACGCACGCTGGCCTCGCGCCAGGAATCCTATGACCTGGTCAAGCGCCGTTTCGACGGCGGCGTGGCCTCGGAACTGGATCTGAACCAGTCCAAGTCCTTGCTGGACACGGCGTCGTCCGACCTGGCGCAACTGGCGCGTGCCCGTGCGCAGGCCTTGAACGCCCTGGTGCTGCTGGTGGGCGCGCCGCTGCCCGCCGACCTGCCGCCGGCCGCGCCGTTTGGCCGCGACCAGTTGCTGGCCACGGTGCCGTCCGGCCTGCCGTCCGATCTGCTGGAACGTCGCCCCGACATCCTGGCCGCCGAAAACCAGCTGCTATCGGCCAACGCCAACATCGGCGCAGCGCGCGCCGCATTCTTCCCGACCATTTCGTTAACGGGGCTGTTGGGCGTTGCCAGCCCGTCGCTGGGCGATCTGTTCAAGGGCGGGCAGGGCTACTGGAGTTTCTCGCCGTCCATCACCACGCCGCTGTTCGCGGGCGGCAGCATCCGCGAAGGGCTGAATTTGGCCAAGGCGCGCGACAATATCGCCGTGGCGCAGTACGAGCAGACCATCCAGCAGGCGTTCCGGGAAGTGTCAGACGCGCTGGCGGGCGAAGCCACGTACGGGGCGCAGCTGGACGCGCAGCGCGCGTTGCAGGAATCGTCCTCGCGCACGCTTGAACTGTCGAATTTGCGCTATACCAATGGCATCGACAGCTACCTGCAAGTGCAGACCGCGCAGGTGGACTTCTTCAATGCCCAGCTTTCGCTGGTGCAAACCGGTTTGGCCGCGCTGATCAACCGTGTCGAGCTCTACAAGGCGTTGGGCGGCGGCTGGGAAGAAACCACGAAAGAACCGACCAAAGTGACGACGACCGCTCAATGA
- a CDS encoding efflux RND transporter permease subunit, giving the protein MPQFFIDRPIFAWVVALFILLAGVLAIPNMPVAQYPDVAPPAITITATYPGASAKEVAESVTSIIEDKLNGAKGLIYYESVSDSYGTATITATFAPGTNPDLAQVDVQNRVSNVIAQLPSAVQQQGLQYEQTSTGFLMIVTLSSNDGSLDQTALADYITRNVQNPVSRVAGVGQFQLFAAPRAMRIWVDPNKLVGFNLSMNDVNQAIAAQNVLISGGSIGSPPNPESQRITATVTANGQLSTVEGFGKIVLRANTDGSKVLLRDVARVEVGADNYQFGARLNGKPTAAFAIVLSPDANALATAQGVRQQMEELSKYFPGNIQYAIPYDTAPYVKVSIEQVLHTLVEAMVLVFLVMYLFLQNVRYTLIPALVVPVAMLGSFAVMLGLGFSINVLTMFAMVLAIGILVDDAIVVVENVERIMATEGLPPKEATKKAMPQISGAIIGITLVLVTVFLPLAFMSGSVGVIYRQFSVAMAVSIFFSALLALTFTPALCATILKPVPKGHHNEKKGFFGWFNRKFDATTHGYQNWVSRILHKGGRMMLAFLVLVLLLGWLYLRLPSSFLPEEDQGYVISNIELPTGASANRTVEVIEQVEEYFRNVPAVENIITVQGYSFNGNGLNAAIAFTTLKDFKDRKDKQDSAGAIAFNAFQKQLMGIHDAQVFTLVPPAISSLGNATGFDLRLQDRGSGGSEALAAATGQLMGMAMKSPVLSQVRITGLAAGTQLTLNVDRDKAAALGVDFNEAASLISTAVGSAYLSKFPNMGRMQNIWVQADAPYRMQLSDVLQLNARNAQGGMVPLSTFVSAEWVQGPVQVVRYNSYESMRIGGSAAPGYTTGQAMEEMQNLVAQLPQGFGYEWTGLSYQERQAGNQAPILMGLSLLIVFLVLAALYESWAIPLSVMLVVPLGMLGAVALVSALGMSNDVYFQVGMVTVIGLAAKNAILIVEFAKDQYARGMGLYESAVEAARLRFRPILMTSLAFILGVVPLAMATGAGAASQRAVGLGVLGGMLAATPFAVIFVPTFFVVVLGLFKTRPRLLGAELKAWEEEQAAKKAAGDSPDADAGYTPVQPNGGPEGKA; this is encoded by the coding sequence ATGCCGCAATTTTTCATTGATCGACCAATTTTTGCCTGGGTAGTTGCCCTGTTCATTTTGCTGGCCGGGGTGTTGGCCATCCCGAACATGCCAGTGGCGCAGTACCCGGACGTGGCCCCGCCGGCCATCACCATCACCGCCACGTACCCGGGCGCGTCCGCCAAGGAAGTGGCGGAATCAGTCACCAGCATCATCGAAGACAAGCTCAACGGTGCCAAGGGCCTGATCTACTACGAGTCGGTCAGCGATTCGTACGGCACCGCCACCATCACCGCCACCTTCGCCCCGGGCACCAACCCCGACCTGGCGCAGGTTGACGTGCAAAACCGCGTATCGAACGTGATCGCGCAGTTGCCGTCGGCCGTGCAGCAGCAGGGCCTGCAATACGAGCAGACCAGTACCGGCTTCCTGATGATCGTGACGCTGTCGTCCAACGACGGCTCGCTGGATCAGACGGCGCTGGCCGACTACATCACGCGCAACGTGCAGAACCCGGTGTCGCGGGTGGCCGGCGTGGGCCAGTTCCAGCTGTTCGCCGCGCCGCGCGCCATGCGTATCTGGGTGGACCCCAACAAGCTGGTGGGCTTCAACCTGAGCATGAACGACGTCAATCAGGCGATTGCCGCGCAGAACGTGCTGATCTCCGGTGGCAGCATCGGGTCGCCGCCCAACCCGGAATCGCAACGCATCACGGCCACCGTCACGGCCAACGGGCAGCTGAGCACGGTGGAAGGCTTCGGCAAGATCGTGCTGCGCGCCAATACCGATGGCTCCAAGGTGCTGCTGCGTGACGTCGCGCGCGTGGAAGTGGGCGCCGACAACTACCAGTTCGGTGCCCGCCTGAACGGCAAGCCCACGGCGGCCTTCGCCATTGTGCTGTCGCCGGACGCCAACGCGCTGGCCACGGCCCAGGGCGTGCGCCAGCAGATGGAAGAGCTGTCCAAGTACTTCCCGGGCAACATCCAGTACGCCATCCCCTACGACACCGCGCCTTACGTCAAGGTGTCGATCGAGCAGGTGCTGCATACCCTGGTCGAAGCCATGGTGCTGGTGTTCCTGGTGATGTACCTGTTCCTGCAGAACGTGCGCTACACGCTGATTCCGGCGCTGGTGGTGCCGGTGGCCATGCTGGGCTCGTTCGCGGTGATGCTGGGGCTGGGTTTTTCCATCAACGTATTGACGATGTTCGCGATGGTGCTTGCCATCGGGATTCTGGTGGACGACGCCATTGTGGTGGTCGAAAACGTTGAACGCATCATGGCCACCGAAGGCCTGCCGCCCAAGGAAGCCACCAAGAAAGCCATGCCGCAGATCAGTGGCGCCATCATCGGCATCACGCTGGTGCTGGTCACGGTGTTCCTGCCGCTGGCCTTCATGAGCGGGTCCGTGGGCGTGATCTACCGGCAGTTCTCGGTGGCCATGGCCGTGTCGATCTTCTTCTCGGCCTTGCTGGCGCTGACCTTCACGCCGGCCTTGTGCGCCACCATTCTCAAGCCGGTGCCCAAGGGCCACCACAACGAGAAGAAGGGCTTTTTCGGCTGGTTCAACCGCAAGTTCGACGCCACCACGCACGGCTATCAGAACTGGGTGTCGCGCATTCTGCACAAGGGCGGCCGCATGATGCTGGCCTTCCTGGTGCTGGTGTTGCTGCTGGGCTGGTTGTACCTGCGCCTGCCGTCCTCGTTCCTGCCCGAAGAAGACCAGGGCTACGTGATCAGCAACATCGAGCTGCCCACGGGCGCCAGCGCCAACCGCACGGTTGAAGTGATCGAACAGGTCGAGGAATATTTCCGCAATGTCCCGGCCGTTGAAAACATCATCACCGTGCAGGGCTACAGCTTTAACGGTAACGGGCTGAACGCCGCTATCGCGTTCACCACCTTGAAAGACTTCAAGGACCGCAAGGACAAGCAGGACTCCGCGGGCGCCATCGCGTTCAATGCCTTCCAGAAGCAGTTGATGGGCATCCACGATGCGCAGGTGTTCACGTTGGTGCCGCCGGCTATTTCGTCGTTGGGTAACGCCACCGGCTTCGACCTGCGCTTGCAGGATCGTGGGTCGGGTGGGTCCGAGGCCCTGGCCGCGGCCACCGGCCAGCTGATGGGCATGGCAATGAAGAGCCCGGTGCTGTCGCAGGTGCGCATCACCGGTCTGGCGGCCGGTACGCAGCTGACGCTGAACGTTGACCGCGACAAGGCCGCGGCCTTGGGCGTGGACTTCAACGAAGCGGCGTCGCTGATCTCGACGGCGGTGGGTTCGGCTTACCTCAGCAAGTTCCCCAACATGGGCCGGATGCAGAACATCTGGGTCCAGGCGGACGCGCCGTATCGCATGCAACTGTCCGACGTGTTGCAACTGAACGCGCGCAACGCCCAGGGCGGCATGGTGCCGCTGTCCACCTTCGTGTCGGCCGAGTGGGTGCAAGGGCCGGTGCAGGTGGTGCGCTACAACAGCTACGAATCCATGCGTATCGGCGGCAGCGCCGCGCCGGGTTACACCACCGGCCAGGCCATGGAAGAAATGCAGAACCTGGTCGCGCAACTGCCGCAAGGCTTCGGCTACGAATGGACGGGCCTGTCCTACCAGGAACGGCAAGCGGGCAACCAGGCGCCGATCCTGATGGGCCTGTCGCTGTTGATCGTGTTCCTGGTGTTGGCCGCGCTGTATGAAAGCTGGGCCATCCCGCTGTCGGTCATGCTGGTGGTGCCGCTGGGCATGCTGGGCGCCGTAGCGCTGGTCAGCGCGCTGGGCATGTCCAACGACGTGTACTTCCAGGTGGGCATGGTGACCGTGATCGGCTTGGCGGCCAAGAACGCCATTCTGATCGTGGAGTTCGCCAAGGACCAGTACGCGCGGGGCATGGGGCTGTACGAATCCGCCGTGGAAGCGGCCCGATTGCGGTTCCGGCCCATTCTGATGACGTCGCTGGCGTTCATCCTGGGCGTGGTGCCGCTGGCCATGGCCACCGGCGCGGGCGCCGCCAGCCAGCGCGCGGTCGGCTTGGGCGTGCTGGGCGGCATGTTGGCCGCCACGCCGTTCGCCGTGATCTTCGTGCCGACCTTCTTCGTGGTGGTGCTGGGTCTGTTCAAGACCCGCCCGCGCCTGTTGGGCGCCGAATTGAAGGCCTGGGAAGAAGAACAGGCCGCCAAGAAGGCAGCCGGCGACTCCCCCGACGCAGACGCGGGATACACCCCCGTTCAACCCAATGGTGGCCCGGAGGGCAAGGCATGA